In Candidatus Binatia bacterium, the sequence CCGGCAAAATCCTTGACGTGTTCTTCCTAATTTCAGAACCCCCACCACGTATTAAAGGGCGGCGCCTGCAAGTCGATGACGGTTCCGTCCTCCGCAAACACGACGGAACCGTTGCCGACGTCAGGATAGGCGTAGTACCAAACGTTCTTCGAAGGCAGCTTGATGATCCTATCGGGCCGGCCGAGGAGCGCCTCGATCTGCTGCATCGTCATCCCCAGCTTGACACTTTGCCAGTGATCCCTGAGCCCGACCTCGCGTGCAGCACCCGCCCGTTCAACCGGCTGGGGCGTTTTCCCTGTCTCCTGGGCACTGG encodes:
- the bamE gene encoding outer membrane protein assembly factor BamE, with the translated sequence MVSWMAWWGRVPLAVLVWLAVTVPASAESDDTGALRREVGALRQAVERLDARVKTIEQRFSGESGPSAQETGKTPQPVERAGAAREVGLRDHWQSVKLGMTMQQIEALLGRPDRIIKLPSKNVWYYAYPDVGNGSVVFAEDGTVIDLQAPPFNTWWGF